One stretch of Deinococcus hopiensis KR-140 DNA includes these proteins:
- a CDS encoding helix-turn-helix transcriptional regulator, with amino-acid sequence MPVQSWRVPELGGLDLLHGSFTTHAFARHTHDTYSIGLLGQGAMTFDCQGATHTLRPGQIGLIHPDEVHTGHAETTDGWTYRNFYPDAPLLQGAFTDPGEDPDALPQLPVVINDPALFQALVTAHRAFEERASSLARESLMRAALTHLVRRHAFQPPALRTALHEPGALRLVRAQLEDEFARNVTLDELAATTGLNPFTLLRAFRRTYGLPPHAYQLQVRLRHAKRFLRGGETVVDTALLAGFADQSHLGRHFRRTFGVTPQQYRRGVKNVLSS; translated from the coding sequence ATGCCTGTGCAGAGTTGGCGCGTGCCTGAACTCGGCGGCCTCGACTTGCTCCACGGTAGCTTCACCACCCACGCCTTTGCCCGGCATACCCACGACACCTACAGCATCGGGCTCCTCGGCCAAGGCGCGATGACCTTCGATTGCCAGGGGGCGACTCACACCCTGCGCCCTGGCCAGATCGGCCTGATCCACCCAGACGAAGTTCACACTGGACACGCCGAGACCACCGATGGCTGGACGTACCGCAACTTCTACCCGGACGCCCCGCTCCTCCAGGGAGCCTTCACCGATCCCGGTGAAGACCCGGACGCGCTTCCCCAACTCCCCGTCGTGATCAACGATCCGGCGCTGTTTCAGGCGCTGGTCACTGCACACCGGGCTTTCGAGGAGCGCGCTTCCAGTCTGGCGCGCGAATCCCTGATGCGCGCCGCGCTGACCCATCTGGTGAGGCGGCACGCCTTCCAGCCCCCAGCTCTGAGAACGGCCCTGCACGAGCCAGGTGCGCTGCGCCTGGTACGCGCCCAGTTGGAAGACGAGTTCGCGCGCAACGTGACCCTGGACGAACTGGCGGCCACCACCGGACTTAACCCCTTCACGCTGCTGCGGGCGTTTCGCCGCACCTACGGTCTGCCGCCACACGCGTATCAACTCCAGGTTCGACTCAGACACGCCAAGCGTTTTCTGCGAGGCGGCGAAACCGTTGTGGACACTGCGTTGCTCGCAGGCTTTGCCGATCAGAGTCACCTCGGCAGGCACTTTCGCCGCACCTTTGGTGTCACGCCGCAGCAGTACCGCCGGGGCGTCAAGAACGTTCTATCTTCCTAA
- a CDS encoding DUF6597 domain-containing transcriptional factor — protein MRTYWQVEEFHASVQEEHRFMPERTVCLTFFSGDSWQGTLERMPGATLTGMHLTPQRLVSVGLTRAMGVELYPWGARQLFSWAMGVQTLDLAPVSGPVSRAIPALSWT, from the coding sequence GTGCGGACGTACTGGCAGGTCGAGGAATTTCATGCGTCAGTGCAGGAAGAACACCGCTTCATGCCGGAGCGCACCGTTTGTCTGACGTTTTTCAGTGGAGATTCCTGGCAGGGCACACTGGAGCGCATGCCCGGCGCCACCTTGACCGGCATGCACCTGACGCCACAGCGGCTGGTGTCGGTGGGCCTCACGCGGGCCATGGGGGTCGAGCTCTATCCCTGGGGCGCGCGGCAGCTCTTCAGCTGGGCCATGGGAGTGCAGACGCTGGACCTGGCCCCGGTGTCAGGGCCGGTCAGCCGCGCCATTCCGGCCCTTTCCTGGACATAG
- a CDS encoding helix-turn-helix domain-containing protein: MARPARRIEISEEDDARLRELELSPHTHPKARLRASILRLHRAGWSIPQLSKHFDRNHQAIHNDLTRFEEDGMSGLTDGCAPGRRSAVTPEVEQFLHEKLQEQRFWNAPLLCEEIERQLQIVIRPRALGNHLQRLGYSWKRARDSPAKKLDPEGVQQHQRALETLKKGHWTAD, encoded by the coding sequence ATGGCCCGCCCTGCCCGACGTATCGAAATTTCAGAGGAAGACGACGCTCGCCTCCGTGAATTGGAACTCAGCCCTCATACCCATCCAAAGGCTCGGCTCCGAGCCAGTATTCTGCGACTCCATCGAGCGGGTTGGAGCATTCCCCAACTGTCAAAACACTTTGATCGCAACCATCAAGCCATTCACAACGACCTCACACGGTTTGAAGAGGACGGAATGTCAGGACTGACGGATGGATGCGCACCCGGACGACGTTCCGCGGTGACCCCAGAGGTTGAGCAGTTTCTCCACGAGAAACTGCAGGAACAGCGCTTCTGGAACGCGCCTCTGCTGTGCGAGGAAATCGAGAGGCAGTTGCAGATCGTGATCCGACCTCGTGCCCTGGGCAATCATCTCCAACGGCTGGGATACAGCTGGAAGCGAGCAAGGGATTCACCGGCAAAGAAGCTCGATCCTGAAGGGGTGCAGCAACATCAGCGCGCCTTGGAGACGCTAAAAAAGGGGCATTGGACGGCCGATTGA